A DNA window from Streptococcus parapneumoniae contains the following coding sequences:
- a CDS encoding Rpn family recombination-promoting nuclease/putative transposase: protein MTVRHPGISPTNDLVAKKIFSNPEITCQFIRDMLDLPAKSVTILEGSNIHVLPSLPYSAQDFYTSIDVLAELDNGTQVIIEIQVHHQNFFINRLWAYLCSQVNQNLEKIRQREGDTHQSYKHIAPVYAIAIVDSNYFSDDLAFHSFSMREDTTGEVLTITNNGQENHLVKMAFLELKKYRETSKDEVRKPWLEFFGNKPFTQQPERAISQADQLLDYKSWFEEDRKMFSQLRMREEQALLAQDYALEQAEEKGLERGRAEGIEQGLERGLERGRAEGIEQGIEKGLAQGLERGRAEGIEQGLKVGLVNLVRQGLLTPEVASRQLGMTVAEFEALLKNHHK, encoded by the coding sequence ATGACTGTACGTCATCCGGGCATCAGCCCAACTAACGATTTGGTTGCTAAGAAAATCTTTAGTAATCCAGAAATCACTTGTCAATTTATTCGCGATATGCTGGATTTACCAGCCAAAAGTGTGACCATTTTGGAGGGAAGCAATATTCATGTCTTGCCCTCCTTGCCTTACTCAGCGCAGGATTTCTATACCAGTATAGATGTCTTGGCAGAGTTGGACAATGGAACCCAAGTTATCATTGAGATTCAGGTACATCATCAGAATTTTTTCATCAATCGCCTGTGGGCTTACCTGTGCAGTCAGGTCAATCAAAATCTTGAAAAAATTCGCCAGCGTGAAGGTGATACCCACCAAAGCTACAAACACATCGCACCAGTTTACGCAATCGCAATTGTAGATAGCAACTACTTCTCGGACGATTTGGCTTTTCACAGCTTTAGTATGCGAGAAGATACGACAGGTGAAGTCTTAACCATCACAAATAATGGACAAGAAAACCATCTGGTTAAGATGGCATTCTTGGAATTAAAAAAATACAGAGAAACCAGCAAAGACGAGGTTCGCAAGCCGTGGTTGGAGTTTTTCGGCAACAAACCCTTTACCCAGCAACCTGAGCGTGCCATCAGCCAAGCAGACCAACTGCTAGACTACAAGAGCTGGTTCGAGGAGGACAGGAAGATGTTTAGTCAACTACGTATGCGTGAAGAACAAGCATTGTTAGCGCAGGACTATGCCTTGGAACAAGCTGAGGAAAAAGGGTTGGAACGTGGTCGTGCAGAGGGTATTGAACAAGGTTTAGAGCGTGGACTTGAACGTGGCCGTGCAGAGGGGATTGAACAAGGCATCGAAAAAGGTTTAGCACAAGGACTTGAACGTGGACGAGCTGAAGGCATCGAACAGGGATTAAAAGTAGGTTTAGTAAATCTAGTACGTCAAGGTCTTCTAACACCTGAGGTTGCCAGCCGGCAGTTAGGCATGACCGTGGCTGAGTTTGAAGCGCTATTGAAGAACCATCATAAATAA
- a CDS encoding Rpn family recombination-promoting nuclease/putative transposase, with the protein MTVRHPGISPTNDLVAKKIFSNPEITCQFIRDMLDLPAKNVTILEGSNIHVLPSLPYSAQDFYTSIDVLAELDNGTQVIIEIQVHHQNFFINRLWAYLCSQVNQNLEKIRQREGDTHQSYKHIAPVYAIAIVDSNYFSDDLAFHSFSMREDTTGEALTITNNGQENHLVKMAFLELKKYRETSKDEVRKPWLEFFGNKPFTQQPERAISQADQLLDYKSWSEEDRKMFSQLRMREEQALLAQDYALETARAEGIEKGLERGLERGKAEGSLSMLLNLVRQGLLTPEVASEQLGMTVAEFEALLARHE; encoded by the coding sequence ATGACTGTACGTCATCCGGGCATCAGCCCGACCAACGATTTGGTTGCTAAGAAAATTTTCAGCAACCCAGAAATCACTTGTCAATTTATTCGCGATATGCTGGACTTGCCAGCAAAAAATGTAACTATTTTAGAGGGAAGCAATATTCATGTACTACCTTCTTTGCCTTATTCAGCCCAAGATTTCTATACTAGCATAGATGTCTTGGCGGAGTTGGACAATGGAACCCAAGTTATCATCGAAATTCAGGTACATCATCAGAATTTTTTCATCAATCGCCTGTGGGCTTACCTATGCAGTCAGGTCAATCAAAATCTTGAAAAAATCCGTCAACGTGAAGGAGATACTCACCAGAGTTACAAACATATCGCTCCTGTCTACGCCATTGCAATTGTGGATAGCAACTACTTCTCGGACGATTTAGCCTTTCACAGTTTTAGTATGCGAGAGGATACGACAGGTGAAGCCTTAACCATCACAAATAATGGACAAGAAAACCACCTAGTCAAGATGGCATTCTTGGAATTAAAAAAATACAGAGAAACCAGCAAAGACGAGGTTCGCAAGCCGTGGTTGGAGTTTTTTGGCAACAAACCCTTTACTCAGCAACCTGAGCGAGCCATCAGTCAAGCAGATCAACTGCTGGACTACAAGAGCTGGTCCGAGGAGGACAGGAAAATGTTTAGTCAACTACGTATGCGAGAAGAACAAGCCTTGTTAGCGCAGGACTATGCTTTGGAAACTGCTAGGGCAGAAGGTATTGAAAAAGGTTTAGAGCGTGGACTTGAACGTGGGAAAGCTGAAGGTAGTTTGTCTATGCTATTAAATCTCGTTCGCCAAGGTCTTCTAACACCTGAGGTTGCAAGTGAGCAATTAGGCATGACCGTCGCTGAGTTTGAAGCATTGTTGGCAAGACATGAGTGA